The sequence CCGGGCCATGCTCTATTCCGATTGCGGCCTGGTCATCGACCCGACCCCTGCCGAGATGGTTTCCATCGCTGCCGCCTCAGCCCAATCGGCCCGCGCGTTGCTGCGGGTGGACCCGAAACTCGCTTTCCTCAGCTTTTCCACGACCGGCAGCGCAAAACACCCGGCGGTGGACAAGGTAACCCAAGCGCTGAACCTGTTCCGGGCAGCGCACCCGGAACTGCCGGCCGACGGAGAGCTGCAATTCGACGCAGCCTTTGTCCCCGCGGTCGGGGAGCGCAAATCGCCCGGTTCCAGCGTTGCAGGCCAGGCAAACGTGATGATTTTCCCCAATCTGGATGCGGGCAACATCGGCTACAAGATCACCCAGCGGCTGGGCGGCTATTCCGCCATCGGCCCGGTCCTGCAGGGGCTGGCCAAACCGGCCAACGACCTGTCACGCGGCTGCACTGCCGAGGACGTCACCCAGATTATCGCCGTCACCATTCTGCAGGCGAACCCGTAAATCCATCCTTTGGGCGCTGCGCACTCTTGACCACAGGCCAGAATGTGCAACCCATGGGTCAATCAGGAAAGTTTCCCGCCATGTCCGTTCTGGCACAGATAACATCTCTGCAATCGGGTGAATTGCAAAACAAACTCCGCCAGCTGCTGCCAGGTATTGCGGTGTCGGCCCTCGTTGCGATCACCGCGCAGTTCCTTGCGGAGCATTACGCAACGCCCGCCATGCTGCTGGCGCTGCTGCTGGGTATTGCTGTCAGCTTTTTGGGCGAAGAAGGCAAGACCGTGCCGGGCATCGCCTTTTCCGCCCGCTCGCTGCTGCGGCTGGGGGTGGCCCTGCTGGGCGTGCGGGTGTCGATGGTGCTGATGATGGGGCTTGGCTGGGACCTGATCGCGCTGGTGGTCGGCGGCGTCATCGCTACCATTGCCTTCGGCCTGACCGTGGCGCGGTTCTTTGGCCACAAGTGGCGCTTTGCCTTTCTGACCGCGGGCTCCGTGGCGATCTGCGGCGCTTCGGCGGCAATGGCGATCAGCGCCATCCTGCCGCGCGACGAGCGTTCCGAAGAACGCCTGATCTTTACCGTGATGGGCGTGACGGTGCTGTCGACGGTGGCGATGATCGCCTATCCGATCCTGGTCAACCTGCTGGAGCTGAATTCCATCCAGGCCGGCGTGTTTCTGGGCGGCACCATTCACGACGTGGCGCAGGTGGTCGGCGCAGGCTTCTCGATCTCCGAACAGACCGGCGACACAGCCACCCTGGTCAAGCTGATGCGGGTGGCCATGCTGGCCCCCATCGTGCTGGCGGCCTCGCTGATGATCCGCTCCTTTGCCGAGCTGCCCAGCGACGGCAAGCGCCCGCCAATTCTGCCGGGCTTTGTGATTGCATTTCTGGTGCTGGCCGGGGTCAACTCCTTTGGACTGATCCCGCCGGCCGTTACCGAATTCCTCAGCCACGCGTCGCGCTGGCTGCTGCTCACCGCAATCGCCGCGGTGGGGATGAAAACAAATCTGAAACAGGTCCTGGCCGTAGGAGGCGCGGCCATTGCCCTGATCATCGTTGAAACTCTGTTCATTGCCGGGCTGATCCTGGCGGGGATTGAGCTGTTGACCTGATTGGGGAGACCAGAAGGGAGGCCAGATGACATTCCAGCAACCCCGGGTGGACACGTCCCCCCCTGTATCCGACGAGGTGCGGAAAACCACCTGCTACATGTGCGCATGCCGCTGCGGCATCAACGTGCACATGAAGGATGGCAAGGTCGCCTACATCGAGGGCAACCGCGACCACCCGGTGAACAAGGGTGTGTTGTGCGCCAAGGGTTCGGCGGGGATCATGCAGGTAAACGCGCCGTCACGGCTGCGCGCCCCGCTCAAACGGGTGGGGCCGCGCGGGTCGGGAGAGTTCCGGGAGATTTCCTGGGACGAGGCGATCAGCACCGCTGTCGGCTGGCTGAACGAGCTGCACGAGACCGCGCCGCAGAAACTGGCCTTTTTCACCGGACGTGACCAGAGCCAAAGCTTCACCAGCTTCTGGGCCCAGAATTTCGGCACCCCGAACTATGCGGCGCACGGCGGCTTCTGCTCGGTCAACATGGCGACCGCCGGCATCTACACCATGGGCGGCGCGTTCTGGGAATTCGGCCAGCCCGACTGGGAGCACACCAAGCTGTTCATGCTGTTCGGCGTGGCCGAGGATCATGACTCCAACCCGATCAAGATGGGCATCGGCAAGATCAAGAAGCGCGGTGCGCGGGTGATCGGCGTGAACCCGATCCGCTCCGGCTATAACGCGGTGGCGGACGACTGGGTCGGCATTACCCCGGGCACCGACGGACTGTTCATCCTGTCGCTGATCCACGTTCTGATGAAGGCGGGGAAGATCGACCTCGATTACCTCAGCCGCTACACCAACGCGCCAGTGCTGATCAACGCCTCCGAAGGTCCGGAGAAGGGTCTGTTCCTGCGCGATGACGACGGCAAGATGCTGGTGATCGACCGCAACACCGGCAAGCTCACCCCC is a genomic window of Leisingera caerulea DSM 24564 containing:
- the pta gene encoding phosphate acetyltransferase; translation: MSPLELLQAAPPAVRPVVALSEGTDPRVVAGALAAHQAGIADVILVGPQAEVEAALQAEGATTGGGVAIHDPATSGLTEAFAAEYHELRKHKGTDAATARAAAETPLVYATMLVRLGHATGTVGGAVHTTGDVVRSAIQVIGMAPDAGMVSSFFLMYPPGGAPVGSRAMLYSDCGLVIDPTPAEMVSIAAASAQSARALLRVDPKLAFLSFSTTGSAKHPAVDKVTQALNLFRAAHPELPADGELQFDAAFVPAVGERKSPGSSVAGQANVMIFPNLDAGNIGYKITQRLGGYSAIGPVLQGLAKPANDLSRGCTAEDVTQIIAVTILQANP
- a CDS encoding YeiH family protein encodes the protein MSVLAQITSLQSGELQNKLRQLLPGIAVSALVAITAQFLAEHYATPAMLLALLLGIAVSFLGEEGKTVPGIAFSARSLLRLGVALLGVRVSMVLMMGLGWDLIALVVGGVIATIAFGLTVARFFGHKWRFAFLTAGSVAICGASAAMAISAILPRDERSEERLIFTVMGVTVLSTVAMIAYPILVNLLELNSIQAGVFLGGTIHDVAQVVGAGFSISEQTGDTATLVKLMRVAMLAPIVLAASLMIRSFAELPSDGKRPPILPGFVIAFLVLAGVNSFGLIPPAVTEFLSHASRWLLLTAIAAVGMKTNLKQVLAVGGAAIALIIVETLFIAGLILAGIELLT